A genomic region of Antennarius striatus isolate MH-2024 chromosome 2, ASM4005453v1, whole genome shotgun sequence contains the following coding sequences:
- the arhgef25a gene encoding rho guanine nucleotide exchange factor 25 isoform X3 yields the protein MKGGHHHHHRHHRGCGCQHLFRKVLAKCGCCYARVRDSYSAAGSEGSISTSVVSLPPQASGSSAPSSPGSRRSVSTLKKWLTNPVRKLSAGGTAKGERQVCKLEGKPAPPSSYSYSQDVGSPPRPEESLTILPITHGELEWKDGLASPEDLSPATLQSPSYITNSLIGCTSMPNIQDTQSTSIVPDDSGSVLMDDTSSQWSTVADSEEERGSALEKSMYVLKELIETEKHYVADLGLIVEGYMSTMNFRGIPEDMKGKDKIVFGNIHQIFDWHKEYFLGELEKCLVEPEKLAQLFIKHERRLHMYVVYCQNKPKSEHIVSEYIETYFEELRQQLGHRLQLNDLLIKPVQRIMKYQLLLKDFLKYYTKAGMDTDELEKAVEVMCFVPKCCNDMMNVGRLQGFEGKITAQGKLLQQDTFIVTEQESSFLSRAKERRVFLFEQLVIFSEPIDRKKGFSLPGYIFKTSIKVSCLGVEPSVDGDDARFVLTSRNPDGNVVRYQLQASSPEICRAWFNDVVQILESQRNFLNALQSPIEYQRRESKSNSLGRSMRPPLSAATALRPHSSASIDRHKLPSLHSHNTSLPTLYLSSQVQGHGPGEGYSLQDPYPPDSHTASPSHVQLGFSDQPNCQAVSNGLYTPTKQIAQQRTGEGCRRGQAADAGVPALLSGPLAGRRPSNLAQLAEDDL from the exons ATGAAAGGGggccaccatcaccatcatcgccATCACCGAGGCTGTGGCTGCCAACACTTGTTCCGCAAAGTCCTGGCTAAGTGTGGCTGCTGCTATGCCCGAGTCAGAg ATTCATACTCGGCAGCCGGCAGTGAGGGCAGCATCTCCACCTCTGTGGTGTCGTTGCCCCCACAGGCATCAGGCAGTTCAGCTCCCAGCTCCCCCGGCTCCAGGCGCTCTGTGAGCACCTTAAAGAAGTGGCTCACAAACCCTGTCCGCAAACTCAGCGCCGGGGGCACGGCCAAAGGGGAGCGCCAGGTCTGCAAACTCGAGGGGAAGCCTGCACCTCCTTCATCCTATAGCTATAGCCAGGATGTGGGCAGCCCCCCCAGGCCTGAGGAGAGTCTTACTATTTTACCTATCACTCACGGAGAACTG GAGTGGAAAGATGGTCTAGCCAGCCCCGAGGACCTGTCGCCAGCTACGCTGCAGTCCCCCAGCTACATAACTAACTCGCTGATTGGCTGCACGTCAATGCCAAACATTCAG GACACCCAGTCCACCAGTATTGTGCCAGATGATAGCGGATCTGTCTTGATGGATGATACCTCCAGCCAGTGGTCAACTGTGGCAGAttcagaggaggagaggggaagtGCCTTAGAGAAAAGCAT GTATGTACTGAAGGAACTTATTGAGACGGAGAAGCACTATGTGGCAGACCTGGGGCTCATAGTAGAG GGCTACATGAGCACGATGAACTTCAGAGGTATACCGGAGGACATGAAGGGAAAAGACAAGATTGTTTTTGGGAACATTCACCAAATATTTGACTGGCATAAGGA GTACTTCCTGGGAGAGCTAGAGAAGTGTTTGGTGGAACCAGAGAAGCTGGCTCAGCTCTTCATCAAACAT GAGAGGCGTCTGCATATGTACGTTGTATACTGTCAGAACAAGCCCAAGTCGGAGCATATCGTATCAGAATATATCGAGACTTATTTTGAG GAGTTGCGGCAGCAGCTGGGCCACAGGTTGCAGCTCAACGACCTGCTCATCAAACCTGTCCAGAGGATCATGAAGTACCAGCTGCTGCTCAAG GACTTCTTGAAGTATTACACCAAAGCTGGGATGGACACAGATGAGTTAGAG aaAGCAGTAGAAGTGATGTGCTTTGTGCCAAAATGTTGCAATGACATGATGAATGTGGGCAGACTACAAGGCTTTGAG GGGAAGATCACAGCCCAGGGCAAACTGCTCCAGCAAGACACTTTCATTGTCACCGAGCAGGAGAGCAGCTTCCTGTCACGAGCGAAGGAGAGACGGGTCTTTCTTTTTGAGCAGCTTGTCATCTTCAGTGAGCCAATTGACAGGAAGAAAGGCTTTTCACTCCCTGGGTATATCTTTAAGACCAGCATCAAG GTGAGCTGCCTCGGGGTGGAGCCCAGCGTGGATGGAGATGATGCTCGCTTCGTGCTGACATCACGTAACCCTGATGGGAATGTGGTGCGATACCAGTTGCAGGCTTCCTCCCCCGAGATCTGCAGGGCTTGGTTCAACGATGTTGTTCAGATCTTGGAATCCCAACGTAACTTCCTCAACG CCTTGCAGTCGCCGATTGAATACCAACGGAGAGAGAGCAAGTCTAATAGCCTGGGCCGCAGCATGAGGCCCCCCCTGTCTGCTGCCACTGCCCTTCGGCCCCACTCGTCTGCCTCTATCGACAGGCATAAACTGCCCTCCCTACACTCTCACAACACATCCCTACCCACGCTCTACCTGTCCAGCCAAGTCCAGGGGCACGGACCCGGGGAAGGATACTCTCTGCAGGAT CCATACCCCCCTGACTCCCACACCGCGTCTCCATCGCACGTCCAACTGGGCTTCAGCGATCAGCCGAACTGTCAAGCTGTGTCAAATGGGCTCTACACACCCACCAAGCAAATTGCGCAG CAGAGGACAGGAGAGGGCTGTCGAAGGGGTCAAGCTGCAGACGCTGGGGTCCCGGCTCTATTATCGGGCCCTTTAGCTGGACGCCGCCCCAGTAACCTGGCTCAGCTCGCTGAGGATGACCTATGA